A region of Cellulophaga sp. RHA19 DNA encodes the following proteins:
- a CDS encoding DUF5689 domain-containing protein, translating to MKSKKHIIIIICTLLILGCVKDKDFDTPKPECTDLVSNISFKDLETITTGAIVKIQDDLIIEGYIISSDIENNFFGTIYIQNKEENPTAGIQFLVDLRDYYLQYKLGSKVIIKLKNLYLAKKGNVFVVGGVFTSFGNQSVGRLPSLQVQEHIYTSCSATKITSTKTTLENLSSSVTNTLIKLDNLEFIDEELNTTYAISKEETERTLKDCQGNQIKLVTSGYADFATNILPHKNGNVTAILIEDDNELKLKIRSKADLNFDKDRCPPIVTEFTSTSIFFSELADPDNNIGARFIELYNASDKRLDLNNWKINRYTNASTDISSSLDLTGYSIDAKSTLVISPNADEFTNIYGFLPDIGIGKNSVADSNGDDNLVLVDPFGTTIDIFGVVGEDGSTTNHEFEDGKAQRKQNINVSSSSYNFSEWLIYNDTGDNGTINTPQNAPDDFSPGER from the coding sequence ATGAAGTCGAAAAAACACATTATAATTATAATTTGCACGCTCCTAATTTTAGGATGTGTAAAAGACAAAGATTTTGATACTCCTAAACCAGAATGCACAGATTTAGTATCTAATATTTCATTTAAAGATTTGGAAACAATTACCACTGGTGCTATTGTTAAAATACAAGACGATTTAATTATTGAAGGCTACATTATATCATCAGACATAGAGAATAACTTTTTTGGAACAATATATATTCAAAACAAAGAAGAAAACCCTACAGCTGGCATTCAGTTTTTAGTAGACTTACGAGATTATTATCTACAATATAAACTTGGCAGTAAAGTAATCATCAAACTAAAAAATTTATACCTAGCAAAAAAAGGTAATGTATTTGTGGTTGGTGGTGTTTTTACATCATTTGGAAACCAATCTGTAGGCAGACTACCTAGCTTACAAGTGCAAGAACATATATACACTAGTTGCAGTGCTACAAAAATTACATCTACAAAAACTACTTTAGAAAACTTATCTTCTAGTGTTACAAATACACTAATAAAATTAGACAATTTAGAGTTTATTGATGAGGAATTAAATACAACTTATGCAATATCCAAAGAGGAGACAGAGCGCACTCTTAAAGATTGCCAAGGAAACCAAATAAAACTTGTTACTAGTGGCTACGCAGACTTTGCAACTAACATACTGCCCCATAAAAATGGTAATGTCACAGCTATTTTAATTGAAGATGATAATGAGCTAAAATTAAAAATTAGATCTAAAGCCGATTTAAATTTTGACAAAGATCGTTGTCCTCCAATAGTAACAGAATTTACTTCAACCTCCATTTTCTTCTCAGAGCTTGCAGACCCAGATAATAATATTGGAGCAAGGTTTATAGAACTATATAACGCCAGTGACAAAAGATTAGATTTAAATAATTGGAAAATAAACAGGTACACCAATGCTAGCACCGATATAAGCTCTAGCCTAGACCTAACTGGTTACAGTATAGACGCCAAGAGCACACTGGTGATTTCACCAAATGCAGATGAATTTACTAATATTTACGGTTTTTTACCAGATATAGGTATTGGTAAAAATAGTGTTGCCGACTCTAACGGAGATGACAATCTAGTATTAGTAGATCCATTTGGAACAACTATAGATATTTTTGGCGTTGTGGGGGAAGATGGCTCTACTACAAATCATGAATTTGAAGATGGTAAAGCACAACGCAAACAAAACATAAACGTAAGCTCTAGTAGCTACAACTTTAGCGAGTGGCTTATATATAATGATACCGGTGATAACGGCACTATAAATACGCCTCAAAACGCTCCTGATGATTTTTCACCTGGAGAACGCTAG
- a CDS encoding Ig-like domain-containing protein encodes MARRILSFLFLGLVVFAFMQCARRGTPSGGPKDITPAELISATPANRSINFKSKTIKLEFNEYIKLKDIQKQLIVSPPLKYQPDITPQGSASKYIEIKIKDTLKENTTYTFNFGQSIEDNNEGNPSSFLSYVFSTGDYIDSLSISGVVNDAFKQKVDEFISVMLYKVDSTYTDSIVYKEPPYYITNTLDSTNIFSLKNLKEGTYALFALKDEGNNNMFDQGIDKIAFLDHFINVPTDSIYVLDLFKEVSDFSVSVPSYAAKNKILFGYKGDGSDIRIERQSYLPDSVKTKVTKEVDKDTLNYWISPFKADSLIFNVISDRQKTRDTFIVKSRKLAVDSLKFNAVANKKISLENQFWVSANIPIKAIDTSKIKIVDKDTIPVSVPISLDTVKNRLNFDMVVPLENQYSITLLPEAVTDFFNAVNDTIQYRVSFVDPTENSLLTVTLSGKVTYPVIVQLVDESGKLIREQFATEPKSLVYKNVKPGKCQIRVIEDTNGNQKWDTGSYLNKRFAERVSYSPSIELRANWEETFNFQIVR; translated from the coding sequence ATGGCAAGACGTATTTTAAGCTTTCTTTTTTTAGGATTAGTTGTATTTGCATTTATGCAATGTGCAAGAAGAGGAACGCCGTCTGGTGGACCTAAAGATATTACACCTGCAGAGTTAATTAGTGCTACACCTGCAAATAGGAGCATCAATTTTAAATCTAAAACCATTAAGTTAGAGTTTAATGAGTATATAAAGCTAAAAGATATACAAAAGCAGCTTATAGTTTCTCCGCCTTTAAAATATCAGCCAGATATTACACCACAAGGGTCTGCAAGCAAATACATAGAGATTAAAATAAAAGATACTTTAAAAGAGAATACAACGTATACTTTTAATTTTGGACAAAGTATAGAAGATAATAATGAGGGAAACCCAAGTAGTTTTCTAAGTTATGTTTTTTCTACAGGAGATTACATAGATTCTTTAAGTATATCTGGAGTAGTAAATGATGCATTTAAGCAAAAGGTAGATGAGTTTATAAGTGTAATGTTGTACAAGGTAGACAGTACTTATACAGACTCTATTGTGTACAAAGAACCTCCATATTACATTACTAATACCCTAGACAGTACCAATATTTTTTCTTTAAAAAATTTAAAAGAAGGTACATATGCATTATTTGCTTTAAAAGATGAAGGCAATAATAATATGTTTGATCAAGGTATTGATAAAATAGCTTTTTTAGACCATTTTATTAACGTGCCAACAGATTCTATTTATGTGTTAGATTTGTTTAAAGAGGTGTCAGATTTTTCAGTTTCTGTGCCAAGTTATGCAGCAAAAAACAAAATATTATTTGGGTATAAGGGAGATGGTAGTGACATTAGGATAGAAAGACAAAGTTACTTGCCAGATAGTGTAAAAACTAAAGTAACCAAAGAGGTAGATAAAGACACATTAAATTATTGGATAAGTCCTTTTAAAGCAGATTCTCTAATTTTTAATGTAATTAGCGATCGCCAAAAAACTAGAGATACGTTTATTGTAAAATCTAGAAAACTGGCTGTAGATTCTTTAAAGTTTAATGCAGTTGCTAATAAAAAAATAAGTTTAGAAAATCAGTTTTGGGTGTCAGCAAATATTCCAATTAAGGCCATAGATACATCAAAAATTAAGATAGTAGATAAAGATACTATTCCGGTTTCTGTGCCAATTAGTTTAGATACTGTAAAAAACAGGTTAAATTTTGATATGGTTGTACCATTAGAAAACCAATACAGTATTACATTATTACCAGAAGCAGTTACAGATTTTTTTAATGCAGTAAACGACACTATACAATACAGAGTATCTTTTGTAGACCCGACTGAAAATAGTTTGCTAACAGTTACATTATCTGGTAAGGTAACATACCCAGTAATTGTACAATTGGTAGATGAGTCTGGTAAATTAATAAGAGAGCAATTTGCCACAGAGCCAAAGTCATTGGTGTACAAAAACGTTAAACCAGGAAAATGCCAAATTAGAGTTATAGAAGATACTAATGGGAACCAAAAATGGGATACAGGTAGTTATCTAAACAAGCGTTTTGCAGAAAGAGTTAGTTATTCCCCGTCTATAGAGCTAAGAGCCAATTGGGAAGAAACGTTTAATTTTCAAATTGTAAGGTAA
- a CDS encoding response regulator, translating to MNKIFSACIIDDDPIFVYGTKRIMKEVGFTEKIEVFENGLDAIEELTRQSTIEKTLPRLIFLDLNMPIMNGWEFLDDFVKIPEAIRQNVVIYIVSSSIDPRDIERVKTYDIVTDYILKPVTPKDLKNMLDDMAN from the coding sequence ATGAATAAAATTTTTAGCGCTTGCATCATAGATGATGATCCAATATTTGTGTATGGAACAAAGCGTATAATGAAAGAAGTAGGCTTTACTGAAAAAATTGAAGTTTTTGAAAACGGATTAGATGCTATTGAAGAATTAACAAGGCAATCTACCATAGAAAAAACTCTTCCAAGATTAATATTTTTAGATCTTAATATGCCAATTATGAATGGCTGGGAGTTTTTAGATGATTTTGTAAAAATACCTGAAGCTATTAGGCAAAATGTGGTTATATACATTGTTAGTTCATCTATAGACCCTAGAGACATAGAAAGAGTAAAAACTTATGATATTGTTACAGATTATATTTTAAAGCCGGTTACTCCAAAGGATTTAAAAAACATGTTAGACGATATGGCAAACTAG
- a CDS encoding DinB family protein: MKKAVYGVLALLLLSFMPAKQGLNNADKELVVTEMTRTSKKLLKKIKGLSEAQLNFKASPESWSVAECVEHIAISETNIFGAVEKALKTPVDTSKKSKSTITDDEVMNVMLNRTNKIKAPETFKPSGKFGSHKETVKAFLSKRKENIKYAKKTKNNLRGHYAQMAFGTLDGVQLMVFIAAHSERHTLQIEEIMSNKNFPNK; this comes from the coding sequence ATGAAGAAAGCAGTTTACGGAGTGTTAGCATTGCTATTATTAAGTTTTATGCCAGCAAAGCAAGGATTAAACAATGCAGACAAGGAATTAGTGGTTACAGAAATGACCAGAACTAGTAAAAAATTATTAAAAAAAATTAAGGGTTTAAGCGAGGCTCAGTTAAATTTTAAAGCAAGCCCGGAGTCTTGGTCTGTAGCGGAGTGTGTAGAGCATATTGCAATATCAGAAACTAATATTTTTGGAGCAGTAGAAAAAGCATTAAAAACACCTGTAGATACATCTAAAAAGTCTAAATCTACAATTACAGATGATGAGGTTATGAATGTAATGCTAAACAGAACTAATAAAATTAAAGCACCAGAAACTTTTAAACCAAGCGGTAAGTTTGGGAGTCATAAAGAAACCGTTAAAGCTTTTCTTTCTAAAAGAAAGGAGAACATTAAATATGCAAAAAAGACAAAAAATAATTTAAGAGGTCACTACGCACAAATGGCTTTTGGAACTTTAGACGGAGTGCAGTTAATGGTATTTATTGCAGCACACTCAGAAAGACACACATTGCAAATTGAAGAAATAATGAGCAATAAAAACTTTCCTAATAAATAG
- a CDS encoding PAS domain-containing sensor histidine kinase, which produces MQKTQINLFIDDAPIEMGVLDVNMHFVKCSKLWLNKIAKSEKEIIGKSYYDVFPDTTEEIKKIHEYCLKGSYISFEGEKILSSTGKVQWFNYKINSWKNEKGKVGGLIIVREDISNRRNEEEYRLKAQEIANIGGWEVNLVNNEVYWTSITKEIHGLDDSYVPTLESGINFYKEGYHREKIVLLISDAIGKGIPWDVELIIVTSTGIEKWVRAIGKVEYINGKAVKLTGTFQDVDTKKRAELAHFETQKRLNIATKTANIGVWDYDLFKQELSCDNATLLLYESKKENTNNLYKSWKNRLLEEDRERVVNEMYYAIQNKDEFNTEFRIKLKSGKIKYIKSIAQLHKDPNTGAIKMIGANWDITEYKNTVLKLDKRKESFAGVFNNSSVGMALIGLDGKWLKINKSLCSSLGYKQEELLELTFQDVTHPDDYLTDLNLLDELIAGKIDNYQIEKRYFHKKGHTVYVILSVTKVTKIDGSISHFISQVVDITSRIEAENKVKAVLKITADQNESLTNFAHIVSHNLRSHSTNLSMLTGFLINETDPEERANLINMLNESSDSLDETITHLNEVVSVKLNVLGKLEGVRLLETFDSVRKSIIALLNENDVILNIRIPKEYLVNAVPAYLESILLNLLTNSIKYSSPKRRLVVDIKAKRERDKIKLTFSDNGLGIDMKRHKDKIFGMYKTFHKHKKSKGIGLFITKSQIEAMNGKIEVESSVDIGTTFTLYFNCFK; this is translated from the coding sequence TTGCAGAAAACACAGATAAACTTATTCATAGATGATGCACCCATAGAAATGGGTGTACTAGATGTTAATATGCATTTTGTTAAATGCTCTAAACTTTGGTTAAATAAAATAGCTAAAAGTGAGAAGGAGATTATTGGCAAATCTTATTATGATGTTTTTCCAGACACAACTGAAGAAATAAAAAAAATACACGAGTATTGTTTAAAAGGTAGTTATATAAGTTTTGAGGGAGAAAAGATTTTAAGTAGTACGGGAAAGGTACAATGGTTTAATTATAAAATTAACTCTTGGAAGAATGAAAAAGGAAAAGTAGGAGGCCTAATAATTGTTAGAGAAGATATTTCTAATAGACGTAATGAAGAAGAGTATCGCCTAAAGGCTCAGGAAATAGCAAATATTGGTGGATGGGAAGTAAATTTAGTGAATAATGAGGTGTACTGGACTAGTATTACCAAAGAAATACATGGCCTGGATGATAGTTACGTTCCTACCTTAGAAAGTGGAATTAACTTTTATAAAGAAGGGTACCATAGAGAAAAAATTGTACTACTAATTAGTGATGCCATTGGTAAAGGAATTCCTTGGGATGTAGAGCTTATAATAGTAACCTCTACAGGAATAGAAAAGTGGGTGCGGGCAATTGGTAAAGTAGAATATATAAATGGTAAAGCTGTTAAGTTAACAGGAACTTTTCAGGATGTTGACACTAAAAAAAGAGCAGAGTTAGCTCATTTTGAAACTCAAAAAAGATTAAATATAGCAACCAAAACAGCAAATATTGGTGTTTGGGACTATGACCTATTTAAGCAAGAATTAAGTTGTGACAACGCAACTCTTTTGTTGTATGAGAGTAAAAAAGAAAATACAAATAACTTGTATAAATCTTGGAAAAATAGATTGTTAGAAGAAGATAGGGAAAGGGTTGTTAATGAAATGTATTATGCAATACAGAATAAAGATGAATTTAATACAGAGTTTAGAATTAAGCTTAAAAGCGGAAAAATAAAATATATAAAATCTATAGCACAACTTCATAAAGACCCAAATACTGGAGCAATTAAAATGATAGGCGCCAATTGGGATATTACAGAGTATAAAAATACCGTATTAAAGCTAGATAAAAGAAAAGAGTCTTTTGCAGGGGTTTTTAATAACTCATCTGTAGGTATGGCTTTAATTGGTTTAGATGGTAAGTGGTTAAAAATAAACAAAAGTTTATGCAGTAGTTTAGGGTATAAACAAGAGGAGTTGTTGGAGTTAACTTTTCAAGATGTAACACATCCAGATGATTACTTAACAGACTTAAATTTGTTAGATGAACTTATAGCTGGGAAAATTGATAACTATCAAATTGAAAAAAGATATTTTCATAAAAAAGGCCATACGGTCTATGTAATTTTATCTGTTACAAAAGTTACTAAAATAGATGGTAGTATATCTCATTTTATATCTCAAGTAGTAGATATTACGTCTCGTATAGAGGCAGAAAATAAAGTAAAAGCAGTTTTAAAAATTACTGCAGATCAAAATGAAAGTCTAACCAATTTTGCACATATTGTCTCTCATAATTTAAGATCGCATTCTACAAATTTATCAATGCTTACAGGGTTTTTAATAAATGAAACAGATCCAGAAGAAAGAGCTAATTTAATAAATATGTTAAATGAATCTTCTGACAGTTTAGACGAAACTATTACGCATTTAAATGAAGTAGTTAGTGTTAAGCTTAATGTGCTTGGTAAGTTAGAAGGTGTAAGGTTGTTAGAAACTTTTGATTCTGTTAGAAAAAGTATTATTGCATTGTTAAATGAAAATGATGTAATACTAAACATACGCATTCCTAAAGAGTATTTGGTTAATGCAGTGCCTGCATATTTAGAGAGTATTTTGTTAAACTTACTTACAAATAGTATTAAATACAGTTCTCCAAAAAGAAGATTGGTTGTAGATATAAAAGCAAAAAGGGAAAGAGACAAAATAAAATTGACTTTTTCTGATAACGGCTTAGGTATAGATATGAAAAGGCATAAAGACAAAATTTTTGGAATGTATAAAACTTTTCACAAACACAAAAAATCTAAAGGTATTGGTCTTTTTATAACTAAAAGCCAAATAGAGGCAATGAACGGAAAAATAGAAGTAGAAAGTTCTGTAGATATTGGCACCACCTTTACACTATATTTTAATTGTTTTAAATAA
- a CDS encoding TonB-dependent receptor gives MRLLFSILSILFLSKVCIGQEKYTIKATLLDQQNKTININGKAEIEETNLFVNIASNTLNLLIEKGNYTIKITAEEYVQIRMPISVVDRNIDLGTIYLQKDITLEKTDNLITLTEVTLAEEENSTVTSGLLQATKDVFLNRAAFDFGQAFFRVRGYDSKFSNVLINGMVMNNLTDGRPQWNNWGGLNDATRNQEFTYGLQPAKYNFGGILGTTNINTQPSKMRPGKRVSFSASNRTYAGRLMTSYTIPTNKKGITYSISASRRWAKQGYLEGTLYDAFSLFGALEYKLNKNNTLLATAMLASNRRGRSSAVTEEVFLLKGRKYNPYWGTQNGNIRNSRERKIAQPIFMFNHLYKKGNIKLNTGISYTFGPHEKSRLGYYNAPNPDATYYRYLPSFYINSSIGANFESAQTARESFIQNSQINWKNIYSANTAYEDKKAAYVFYNDFAEEKTVTFNTTANIKLNNHFSLDAGIMLKNLNSHNYAKIEDLLGAEYHLDIDTFSNTNNDANGNTNKKENDIFNYNYSIPANNLNAFTQIKATYKKWYASLSTNINTINYQREGLFKNERYPETSIGKSKKINFSAINTKGAFTYKITGRHWVNGQFAFISRPPTIQNTFINPRENNNIVADIDNQQIKTADVNYFIRLPKLTGRISTFYTLFNNETDVNFFFVESGIGSDFVQEVVTNINKKHTGLEIGLEYQLSSAVKVTGVAAIANYTYNNNPNVSINFDTTNSFEDAINLEGYSNLGESNIKGYKLAQGPQKAFAFGIEYRDPKYWWISGSANFMGNNYANISTITRTQSFYLDPDTGQPFPDATKENVTKLLAQKKMDDFYLLNLVGGKSWIIKGNYVSVFASVNNVFNTVFKTGGYEQSRNGNYGQMAQDNLSTTPSFGTKYWYGYGRTYFLNLAISF, from the coding sequence ATGCGATTGTTATTCAGTATTTTATCTATTTTATTTTTATCAAAAGTCTGTATTGGCCAGGAAAAGTACACTATAAAAGCAACTCTTCTAGACCAACAAAATAAAACAATAAATATAAATGGTAAGGCAGAAATAGAAGAAACAAACCTCTTTGTAAACATAGCTTCAAACACCTTAAACTTATTAATAGAGAAAGGAAATTATACAATAAAAATTACAGCAGAAGAATATGTTCAAATTAGAATGCCTATTTCTGTTGTTGACAGAAATATTGATCTAGGAACAATTTACCTTCAAAAAGATATCACACTAGAAAAAACAGACAATTTAATTACCTTAACTGAAGTTACACTGGCTGAAGAAGAGAATAGCACTGTTACCTCTGGACTATTACAAGCCACAAAAGATGTGTTTTTAAATAGAGCTGCTTTTGATTTTGGTCAAGCATTTTTTAGAGTAAGAGGGTACGACTCCAAATTTAGCAATGTACTAATAAATGGTATGGTCATGAATAACCTTACCGATGGCAGACCACAATGGAATAACTGGGGTGGATTAAATGACGCCACAAGAAACCAAGAGTTTACTTACGGATTACAACCTGCAAAGTACAACTTTGGAGGTATTTTAGGCACAACCAATATAAATACACAACCATCTAAAATGAGACCCGGGAAACGAGTTTCTTTTTCTGCGTCTAATAGAACATACGCTGGGCGATTAATGACCTCCTACACCATACCAACTAACAAAAAAGGAATAACCTATAGCATATCCGCTTCTAGACGATGGGCAAAACAAGGATATTTAGAAGGAACTTTATACGATGCATTTTCTTTATTTGGTGCTTTAGAATACAAACTAAATAAAAATAATACATTACTAGCAACCGCAATGCTAGCATCTAACAGAAGAGGCAGGTCTTCTGCCGTTACAGAAGAAGTTTTTTTATTAAAAGGAAGAAAATACAATCCGTATTGGGGAACTCAAAACGGAAACATTAGAAACTCAAGAGAACGTAAAATAGCACAACCAATTTTTATGTTTAACCATTTATACAAAAAAGGAAATATAAAATTAAATACTGGTATAAGCTACACATTTGGACCTCATGAAAAAAGTAGACTAGGATACTATAACGCTCCTAATCCTGATGCTACATACTACCGTTACTTACCAAGTTTTTATATAAATAGTTCTATTGGTGCTAATTTTGAAAGTGCGCAAACTGCTAGAGAATCTTTTATTCAAAATTCTCAAATTAATTGGAAAAACATTTATAGCGCAAACACAGCTTATGAAGACAAAAAAGCTGCTTATGTTTTTTATAATGATTTTGCAGAAGAAAAAACTGTAACATTTAACACTACCGCAAATATTAAACTTAATAACCATTTTAGTTTAGACGCAGGTATTATGCTTAAAAACCTCAACTCTCATAATTATGCCAAAATTGAAGATTTATTAGGAGCTGAATACCACTTAGATATTGACACTTTCTCTAACACTAATAACGATGCAAATGGAAATACAAATAAAAAAGAAAACGATATTTTTAATTACAACTACAGTATCCCTGCAAATAATTTAAACGCATTTACACAAATAAAAGCTACCTACAAAAAATGGTATGCCTCACTAAGCACAAACATTAACACTATAAACTACCAAAGAGAAGGTTTATTTAAAAACGAACGTTATCCTGAAACATCTATTGGAAAAAGTAAAAAAATTAATTTTAGTGCCATAAACACAAAAGGTGCTTTTACCTATAAAATAACAGGCAGACATTGGGTTAATGGTCAGTTTGCTTTTATTAGTAGGCCTCCAACAATACAAAATACTTTTATTAATCCTAGAGAAAATAATAATATTGTAGCAGATATAGACAACCAACAAATTAAAACTGCTGATGTAAATTATTTTATACGCTTACCAAAACTAACAGGTCGTATTTCTACCTTTTACACATTATTTAATAATGAAACAGATGTAAATTTTTTCTTTGTAGAATCTGGCATAGGATCTGATTTTGTGCAAGAAGTTGTCACAAACATTAACAAAAAACATACTGGCTTAGAAATAGGACTAGAGTACCAACTATCCTCTGCTGTTAAAGTAACTGGTGTTGCAGCAATAGCTAATTACACCTATAATAACAACCCAAATGTTAGTATTAATTTTGACACTACTAACAGTTTTGAAGACGCTATAAATTTAGAAGGATATAGCAACTTAGGAGAAAGCAACATTAAAGGTTATAAATTAGCTCAAGGACCACAAAAAGCATTTGCTTTTGGAATAGAATATAGAGATCCAAAATATTGGTGGATATCTGGCTCTGCAAATTTTATGGGAAATAATTACGCCAATATATCTACAATAACTAGAACACAAAGCTTCTACTTAGATCCAGATACCGGACAACCTTTTCCGGATGCAACCAAAGAAAATGTAACCAAATTACTCGCCCAAAAAAAGATGGATGATTTTTACCTACTTAACCTAGTTGGTGGTAAATCTTGGATAATAAAAGGCAATTACGTTAGTGTTTTTGCCAGTGTAAACAATGTTTTTAACACCGTTTTTAAAACAGGCGGATATGAACAAAGCAGAAATGGCAACTACGGGCAGATGGCCCAGGACAATTTAAGTACTACTCCTTCATTTGGTACAAAATATTGGTATGGTTACGGAAGAACATATTTTTTAAACCTAGCAATTAGCTTTTAA
- a CDS encoding nitrilase family protein translates to MNSYNSLHITLVQTPIVWENPEENRSLLSNKIKAITNATDLIILPEMFTTGFTMTPSNIKKNEGLKTLNWMQDIAKEKQTAITGSIPFFEDDNFYNRLFFVFPNGTFQTYNKKHTFTLAGEDKVYKAGSKKLIVDYKGFKICPLVCYDLRFPVWARNTKDYDILLYVANWPKQRIAAWDTLLKARAIENMSYCIGVNRVGTDNFNYEYTGHSAVYDTLGKELCFSTTEEIIHTVLHKQHIAETRTKLKFLEDRDAFTLQFEN, encoded by the coding sequence ATGAATTCTTATAACTCTTTGCACATTACGCTAGTACAAACACCTATTGTATGGGAAAATCCCGAAGAAAACAGAAGTTTGTTATCAAACAAAATTAAAGCAATAACAAATGCTACGGACCTTATTATTTTGCCTGAGATGTTTACTACAGGTTTTACTATGACTCCTAGTAACATTAAAAAAAATGAGGGACTAAAAACCTTAAATTGGATGCAAGACATTGCTAAAGAAAAACAAACTGCCATTACAGGTAGTATTCCCTTTTTTGAAGATGATAACTTTTACAACCGCTTATTTTTTGTTTTTCCAAATGGCACTTTCCAAACCTATAATAAAAAACACACATTTACATTAGCTGGTGAAGACAAAGTATACAAAGCTGGAAGTAAAAAACTAATAGTAGATTACAAAGGATTTAAAATTTGCCCGTTAGTTTGTTATGATCTCAGGTTTCCTGTATGGGCTCGTAACACCAAAGATTATGACATATTGCTATATGTAGCCAATTGGCCTAAACAACGTATTGCTGCCTGGGATACATTACTAAAGGCAAGAGCTATAGAAAATATGAGCTATTGTATTGGCGTAAATAGAGTTGGCACAGACAATTTTAATTATGAATACACAGGACATTCTGCTGTTTATGATACATTAGGCAAAGAGCTTTGTTTTTCTACAACAGAAGAAATAATACATACCGTTTTACACAAGCAACACATTGCAGAAACACGTACTAAATTAAAATTTTTAGAAGATAGAGATGCGTTTACCTTACAATTTGAAAATTAA
- a CDS encoding ComF family protein, which produces MPLGCFGCNTPLRKGERLICTVCRNQLPLTEYNFTDENPIDRIFYGRINVKKVNSFLFFTKNGVVKNIIHHLKYKNQQQIGTFFGRWYAQLIKERLDIDIVVPVPLHKKKLTKRGYNQVTLFGQELAEHLNADYQEDVLFKTANTRTLTKRNRFARWKVNQDLYKLTNEENIAGKTILLVDDVITTGATIEACATALNKAKNVTIYVATIAVVP; this is translated from the coding sequence ATGCCCTTAGGGTGTTTTGGATGTAATACACCTTTGCGTAAAGGTGAACGATTAATTTGTACCGTTTGTCGAAATCAGTTACCTCTTACCGAGTACAATTTCACCGATGAAAACCCAATTGACCGTATTTTCTATGGTAGAATTAATGTTAAAAAGGTTAATTCTTTCTTATTTTTCACAAAAAATGGGGTTGTAAAAAACATTATTCATCATTTAAAATATAAAAATCAGCAACAGATTGGAACTTTTTTTGGACGTTGGTACGCGCAATTAATAAAAGAACGCTTAGATATAGATATTGTTGTGCCAGTGCCTTTACATAAGAAAAAATTAACAAAAAGAGGCTACAACCAAGTAACCTTATTTGGGCAAGAATTAGCAGAGCATTTAAATGCAGACTACCAAGAAGATGTGCTTTTTAAAACAGCAAATACCAGAACGTTAACTAAAAGAAATAGATTTGCAAGATGGAAAGTAAATCAGGATTTATACAAGCTAACTAATGAAGAAAATATAGCCGGAAAAACCATTTTGTTGGTAGATGATGTAATTACTACAGGAGCTACAATAGAAGCTTGCGCTACAGCATTAAATAAAGCAAAAAATGTTACAATTTATGTGGCAACAATTGCAGTAGTGCCATAG